A stretch of DNA from Pectinophora gossypiella chromosome 23, ilPecGoss1.1, whole genome shotgun sequence:
ttgttgaagtaacgcaactttcgcaaaggccggtcataggatgggtgaccacaaaaaaaagttttcatctcgagctcctccgtgcttcggaaggcacgttaagccgttggtcccggctgcattagcagtcgttgataaccatcaatccgcactgggcccgcgtgatggtttaaggcccgatctccctatccatccatagggaaggcccgtgccccagcagtggggaagtttgattgtttgtttgtttgtatactctttattgttttagaatacaaagaaaatgtacatataatttatcgttagataaagcataggcgagcttatccctaattgggatttcttccagctaaccttggacagcctgaaagaaacgCCTACGCACGCAGCCTGAAGAaatgggccgatgatgatgaggtaaatAACATCAgggtacaagaaagaacaatttgaaaaataaaagcaacCAGTATCCGTACTATTATCTGAGAGAACATTCATTAAAGCTGTACAAGCCTTTGTGTGCTAGTAACCCAAAACATAATTTCCTGCCAAATCGCGTTGTGGGCTCTTGGAATAAGCTCCCAGAATCAATAATTAGTGCACCATCAGTGAACTCCTTTAAACACAGACTAGACATTTACCACATGAACATTgataatagaaaataacaatcttaaaaacaagtgcagtgaagtacacgcatcagctctgagctgctagtgtacataaacaaacataacaataataatattaaagagtttttacaaaggGACCATTTccagaataagaaataatactacttacGTATAgaacaactctccgctccccaccaccgGTTGAACTAGGTGCgcacgggattcgaaccgacgCGACGCGgacgctccccgattgagaaacaAGCCAATGTACCACCGGATCACAGTGCCTTGCTTATCTTCCTTATTCTAAATACCTAAGTGGCATGGAAAATTCAGCATCGGTCATTCTAAACTGTGTGCTATAGACGCAAATTAAATCAATAAGCgacaattaaaaattatttattataccatTTTCTATTcgaatgacaaaaataataatattcaaataattatgtattcattatttattagttaAGTATCGGTACTAGGTTTACCACCTAAAAACTTCTATAAATTAACAAGATAATATAGCATCGCGTTTGTATCCTCGAGGATTAGGTACATCCACTCCTTGCCAACTATGTTTAGTCATGAAGAGGTGTTACCGTGTTACTTCTTCCTTACCTCCAGGCCTTTCTCGATGCCTTTGGCGACTTCCTCCTTTATATGTTCCGTGCTCTTCTTGATGTCCGCTTTCACATGTTCCAAGCTTTTCGTGATCTTCGAGCCTTTCGTGAGTTCCCCGCTTTTCACCGTTTTAGGGGATTTCGGTTTTTTTGGGGACTTTGGTGGTTTTTGGCCTTTCTTCTTCGCGGCCTTCGCGCGTCTCTTAGCCATCTCTTTCTCGAACTGCGTCGGCTTCGGAGTGCACACGTATTCGTCGTCTTCCTCTAGCTTCTGTCTCTTTTTAGCAGACTTCCTGGCAGACATTATACATACGCAAGATATGATCAAAGTGACGGCGTACGCAACGGCAGCGATCCAGCAGTTTATTGAGTTCTGtcatcaaatatttttattttattactgggtaggtaagtatctataataatataattagaattTGTCTTTGATTTACGTAgattcatacaagaccattaacccggccccagggggaacACAGACATCtcctctgccctccactggggcaactcctgttcggcgcgtccttgtctagggggtgggcgcctcttacttcagtaggccggaatGACATGGTAGTCGAGtttggatagggacccagacctcaACGGTTACAGGGCGCTATCAAGACGGCAATGCATGACGGAAGGAGAttataacctggaacctgacagagggcagcagtaacagtcagtactattcagaggcagagggcagtcctagtacggctttgaaatagactactctgggcgctatcccactcgcttgagacagaatactgcggggcagaaggcaagaggggaaaTTTATATTTGCCAAAATACCAGATTCTTGATGTTTTTGCGTGTTTAATGATCTACCCAACCGTTTCGCAGCTTTCATATTCAGTTCACACTGAAGGCGCAGCTCAGTTACATTTTaacttacttcatcatcatcattagccggAAATCGTCCACTGCTGGTCATAGCAGGCCTCCCCCAAAACTCGCCACAATGACCGATCCTCAGCTGCCCGCATCCCgctttaaatacctacttacctcataataattatttcttgTCGCCTTTATATACTCGTCGTAAGTATTGTAATCTTCTTTATGCGCGTGTACATCTTCAATCAAAATGGCCGTTTCTATATGGTAGAAGTAACCCATTAAACTCTGTAACAAATGAAtaacctttcttttttttgaagcTGAGGGTTATGCAGGCTTTTTTTCATGTATCTACCTACTGCGTGTAAAATTCGacagcgcgtttcaggactgcattatagAATAATGGCGCCATCCGTTGCATGTGGGCGAAACTAGCTGGTTACTAGTTAGGTCCGCCACAACTGCGACTATGTTGTGATCACCTCCTCTAAATCCTACCCTACCCTATCTTATAGTGTAGTATTTCTTTAGGGGTGATATGTTTGAGTGCCTCTACGCTTTGGGGTCATTAGGTACCCTCCAACATGAATtaggtacatacttaataaagaataaataagaaGTCTGTTTGGCATGACGTTTGTTGAAAGACAATCTTTAGACGGAATGGAGCAGCATTGGCTTTGTTTCGTGCTCCTCCGCGGCTCCGTGCTGAGTAGCGTGGAGGGAGCTGAGGAAGGTGGCGCGTGAGTGGAGAACCGCTTTACCGAATCGCGTTTGCATCGCAACAGAAGAGCGACAGTATCGCGTTTGCACCGCGGTTATATGTGGGCGAAGGCTCACAGGTAGCGATCGGTCCCTTCCACCCTTCGCTAGGGGAAAGCTTTTGCCGGATAGTGAGAAGAACAGAGGCAGaatatcataatattttttactgcaAATTCACCTACCAATTGTATAATAGCCCAAATGCTTAAACACGAACAACAAACACCACAACCCATTAACATGCCCATGGTGGAAAAGTCCTCTCTTCAGCAatgtttttatagttattttgacAATAATTAATTACGTCTGGATGATTACGATTGATGGTAGTTCATGAAGGTTATATGATTCAAGGTACTTACAGAAATACTCTTTTTGGTCAAAAGCGAACCTActtcttaataaaaaagtaagtatttacatcCTTACATTTAAAATGGTCCCCAAAAAGAATAGAATTGACTACTGATAGAATTTATGAACCATGTAATATAAAATTCTgtgatagctctgttcggaaaacgcgtgacttacatcgtagtgtagtgtcacgggtttgaaacCCTGCTCGAACTGAATAGTTATATTTGCCAGTGCcgcaattaataataaaaaaaagaaatgtcatAATTGTCAAATTGACATTAGTCAGGGACCGTTTACATAAGACGATATTTATTGTTAGACGGTAATTTAGCGATTATTGCGTAGAGAGTATGCAAATACTATAGTATATTCAAAACAAAGTAGCAATGTAATTGAAactataagtaatttattgttttttaaaagctGGTACTTGAGAGTTGACTAACCAACGGCTAGCTAAGCTAGCGAATAGCGAAGTTACGAACAAAAACTGGATTTGGTTTGAGTTTtttgcccgccgccgccgccgcatatagtaattatgtaaatacaaatacattgGCTGTGATAAGGCAAATAGTTGTACGACAGCATCCAGTAAACCGGTCGATGTTTTCCTCATGTATCCGTGTATTCGTCACTCAGTCGCGCGGCCGTGAACGAAACTAACGCGAATTTATGTCGCCTGTGGTTACTTTAGAATAAGTTTTAAGTGTGATAAAGTTGAAATTAGTGCTAAGCAAGATGCGTGAGTTATTATTAGTGTTATTTTGTGCTTCATTTGTTTACGGGCAAAAGAATACAACTGAAAGCGCCCCAGAACTGGGAATTCCAACCAATCTACACAACGGACTCACGGAAAGAATCGGAAATTTTTCCATTGAACTCCTGTTTCACACATCGAAACAGCAAAACAAAGGTGTCAACCTAATACTGTCCCCAATAACAGTGTGGACAGTTCTTGCTGTGATATCTGAAGGTGCCTCTGGCAATACAGTAGCACAGATAAATAATGCACTCAGAATATCAAGTAAACATAGGACCGCGGTCAGAACGGGTTTCCAGACCATATATGAGTATCTTCAAGTGAACACAACAACTGTGGAGCTCGCAAAAGTAAATGCAATCTTCATGGATCAACGTAAACTACTCCAAACTGACTTTCAGAGTTTAGCTGAGTCTGTTTATAAGACCAAAGTTGTACCATTAGACTTCACTGACGGGGTAAAAACCGCAGATACTATAAACCAAGCAGTTTCAAAGGTCACACATGGGCGAATTCCAAAGTTAGTTGACAGCAATTACTTTGGTGACACCGCAATGATCCTGACAAGTGCTTTGTACTTCAAAGGACAATGGAAAGTACCGTTCAATGCGTCATCAACAGTAAAAATGCCGTTCTACAATGGCACAGGACAACAAGTTGGTGAAGTCAACATGATGTACAACCGTTTTACATATCCTTTCGCTAACATCAAAGAATTACAAGCTAGGGTCATAGAGTTACCTTATGGGAAAGAAGATCGTCTTTCAATGCTCATAATGTTACCTCATCCTGGTGTGCTACTTGAAAACATGTTCTTAAACTTTGCAAAAGTACCTTTAGATACAGTTTTTAAAGAATTAAGAGTGTCCAAAGAGGAATATGCAGAAGACGAAGTAGATTGCTTCTTGCCACGGTTTAAGATTGAATCTAACTTAGACCTGACAAATGTATTGAGAAATACTATGGGTATTGTTGATCTCTTTGATGAGAACGCTGCAAGACTACCTTTCCTGGCTAGGACTCCTATGCACGTGTCTAAAGTCATCCACAAAGCAGAGATTGAAGTAACCGAAGAAGGCACCACGGCTTCAGGAGTAACTGCAGCAGAGTTCTCAAACCGTATTGGCATTGTATCTTTTGTAGGCAACAGACCATTTTGTTACTTGATTATTGAAAAAGTGACCAATTCTATTGTTTTCGGAGGACTATATGAATCACCGTCATTGTATTAGATACTCAATAATATCTACTGTGTTACCTACCATGAAAATTGCGATTTGTGACGTATCTGTAAGGAAACAGACATTATTTCCTCTCATTTTTTTATACTGTTTTTAAACTAAAAGATCTGAAAATATACTCAAATGTCAATATTTTTGCTAACTGTTATGTGCGATTGAGACAAAATGTTTGTAAACAGGAAAAACTACAATCCTTGTATGCAGGAAGTTACATTATGTATGGTCATGTAATAGACATACCTACCGTAAAATCAAATTCTGGATCACTTATAATGGGATATTGTTAATTAATACAGATTCTTATTAGTACTTATGTaatgtatattaataataagcCTTGCTTGCAATATCAGGTCGGTTACAGTTCACTATATAATATATCTCTTATTTTGGAGTGCCTCAAACTTATGTAATGTATTATTTAGAAAAGAATATCCATTATAGTCCATCTATAGATAACTGAGGATCTCATTTGCCACCTAGACACTGTAAAAAATGGATGAGACCAACCTGTATTTACTAATTTccatattaataatgttatttcttTCTGTCATTTCAATGGTAAGAGATAAAGAGAAGAGAACAACTTATTATGACTtgaattaaccctttcacgggtggagaccatgggtcattgatggttcataatagatagtatgacaccttagaatcggaatgtcattagacgttctgtccttgaaagtgttaatatagGAGTCAATTTAATATTCcagaattttgtaataatactTTTATAGGAAATATAATTAGATATGTATTTTTctatgtgataattattatggtGCTATAATGAATGTCAAACAAGAAATTGTGTTTATTACAAAAAGTGATTTACATATACAAATAGATATTATTCAATGTCCTGTTCTCtctataaaatgtaaaattattattttaaatttaacattccgtattaaatgtatttaataGTTCAAGAGATTAAGAAAACAGTATTTACTGATAAGTTTTTATGACTTTGTACTGTTAGTAAGTTAACTGATAAAAGAATAATTAAAGTTTATACTCAGATACAGATTTTGAAGacaaaattaatatcaagttttAGAATTTACTTCATGTGATAGGTAGTTAAGACAACTGAAGCCAACACAAAAGCAATCtgattaaaagatttttttgtataCCTTCGTTTTAATTATAGGGTTCCATAAAATCCCATAAATAAAACCGTATCATAGTAACTTAGTATGTACCCGCCGTTTCATCGATTGGCCCAACTTTAAAtgccagtacagtcatgagcaatattatgtacctactttagaaccctgtcgcactacgttatttaatatttaatgagacttacggtttaatttgtcaaaaaagttaatgtgacatgcttttaaagtgcatacatattagtacctactcatgaccgtacatctTGATCCAACCAGGCAGATCTTGATCGGCCatagaattaggaataatactgcgCTATTCGCCGAAATtgccgaaaaagaaagaaagggaAAAGGGATACTGTTAAATTTCAAATGAAAGAATAACTCGTTTGACatttgctgtcaacttaattctgtcaggttattgaccaatataaatTTTGGGAGGGGTTTTTAAATTGCTGGAAGGACCAAGTATAAAATTGCTGCCTAAAATCgacgtgtgttgcataaatttgattcctgtcgattacccgtccctttccttttcggcggataagaaaatgacaggtaaaacttaaaataaacttagattgtgtgtaccggaatcagcactAGTAGGAATCggcttatttaattttataaatagataCATGTCACATTTCCTGTAGTCTGAGCCTTTTCAATGGACTAGTTTTGTCGCATCTGCTTACTCATATTTGCCCACAGTAGAGCTTAGGTAGctaggtacataataaaatacatcaggTAGGTAATGTCATTGGGCCGGTTCCTACTTAGGTATGGTCTGTGTCTGTGACTAATGTTTTCCACAAGGTTGCGTCGTAAATAATGTGGAATTTGAAACGGTCTGGACAAGTGGAAAACTTGTATTAGGGAATGTTATTaatctacctacctactaagtaggtactttctgtaaaatatacttttacatACACTTATCACCTTTACCACGTGATCAGCGGTTGAGGAAACAGTCTGTGTGAATAATTTACTGTGTAAAAgttcaatacaataatactcgTCGCAAGGGTTGCAATGTGATGTTTGCTTTAATCTTTTGATCAGGCGTTctgaatatttattacatttttgtacATAGTTTTAGTTTACTAACTACAAACTATTACAAACCTATCATAAATCGTCTGGAAGGATCCATTCTACTGGACCACTAACCATACGTAGGTACTGTACGGTAAGTGGGTAACTTACTTCAATAAAgaggtatagaacggcaactcttcgctccgaaaaaaaaaacaaggtttTTTTATGATGTGTCCGGAGTGTGACGTAacatacgtaggtacctatgtaagaTTACAAGTATTTGGGTTTTCACAACAAAACGTCCTACCTACCCAtggatataatataattatgaactaACTTTTCGCTTCTTACTCTGTTCACGCAGACATAGAATATCGCGTTCAGTATttctataggctgtttatgtaataatggtaattcgactttatgaatgaattcatgtttggatcgtagataattgacatTACGTGGTTACtaaaccggacatgtcaaacctgaagattaagctttgattggtcaaatccgcacatctccgctcttctccgcccatctccgcgtcagtggaaacccggcctaaggaTGGCTTTCGTGcctctaataaaaaataaatacacattattTAGGACAtcacatttattgtaatatttttggcATTATGTTGGTTACATTTTTGGCAGTTATCTTATACATACTAGTACTTAGTTTAAATGTGataggtattaaaattaaaataaattgctttGTTAAAATTATGTCTACAAGCGAATTCCTACCTATTTACAGTTTTcagaacattaaataaattcttATGGGTACAATTTATACTTAACATTAAGTAAGATAACGAtttcataataaaacaaaattaagatGTTGCTTATTTGAATATTAACTTATAATTTTTCatcttacttacctacctacttttaaagCGAGCTCATAAAAGCaattctatttataatatacataagtaTCTAGTTCTATCTGTCTACAATAATTTATAGGGcctaaataagtaataagtttATTGAAAGTACATATTGGTGTTAATTCTTGTAACcacaatcaaaattataaattataggtACCTGTCATTGTCATATCCGCCGCAAAGGAAAggtacggatgattgacagctgtcaattttaaaatgaatgagcgaatgaatgaataaccggaCCGAATTACATAGGCATATTGCCAGTATGCAATCCGTTGACGTgcgctgtctacttaattccgTCTGGTTATTGGCCAGTCTACTTTTTAccgatgtatgtaagtagtcgttacatgagccacgtcaggggcctttggcggctcaataataatcctgacaccagggttgatggggttggtaatccacctcacaacccacacgatagaagaagattgctgaccagtgtaaaatttttagagggttgttttataaTGACATGCGTTCcatgaattttatgcctgtcgattactcgtccctttccttttccgcggataagaaaatgacaggtataacttaaaataaataagatggtggtgctaatttctgtaaacacaatctaattttattttaagttatttctgtcattttcttatccaccgaaaatgaaagggacgggtaatcgacaagtttgcataccagggagatacctttttgattctcccgggttattcattcatttactcattcttcctaaaattaagagcagtCAATCATCcgtacctttccttttcggtggataagaaaatgacaggtataacttaaagtaaaattaggaggtgtctgcaggaatcggggccggtGCCTACGGGAATTAGTACCattatatacaggtgttagtgatatcgtaacgaatactgagggggatgattcacttTAGTCTCTTTAAGAAGCcataagccgttaaggagtaagggagcgcgcgctgTATATTTGTCTCGCTTGCACGCACGGGGGCAAGGCGGCACACGAttaaaacgagatttttgtacctattttaacAACAATCCCAACCCgccggtcccggctattagccgtaaaaacacctccaccaacccgcagtgaagcagcgtggtggagtatgctccataccccctccagttgattgaggggagacctgtgcccagcagtgggacgtatataggctgtttatatatgtatgtatgtttaacaacaataacaatattaaattaCAGTTAGATACTAAATCTTACATAGAGGCCATAATTCGTTTCACAAACATTAAGCTACGTTATATACAAGCTTAAATGACTAGTCATAATTGCACATTTACAGATTTGGCATAATTTTTGTGGAATGACgaagtttttataaaaacataaatagcctaggTCAGTGGTTCCCAAAGTTGTCTGGGCTACAACCCACCAAGTTTACAAACTCGGGACTTAGGGACCAAACTGTAGGAAAAACTACCTACTAATATGATTAACTTTTCAAATAACAACCTCCATATTCCCCACTCCATATATGGTCCATATAGGTAATATGGTCCCACTCCATATTCGCTCGAGACTCAGTAATGTGTCGTccttgggaatgttcccgttgtaaaaagtCTTTTATACTAAGAACAGTAGCCAATTTTCTTCTTCAAAATGTTCTTTCGCGCAGACGCAAATGCGAATTTTTTACGTGACCTATTTCGGCATAGACTAGGGTTTCCCAAACGATGAGTTGCAGCCCACTGGTGGTTCGTAAACAGTGACGCGCAaaacttatttattacctaagaaagagctttattacctaatccTTAGGGAGATAAGACCAGAGGATAAAtccatctgaaaaagcaatattgcaattttacatttgcgcatttaaatataaatgcacaatgtatgcaaatgtcaaatagcaatattgctttattagatgaattgcttcgatgtggactttTAATCCCCTGGTCTTATCTgcttaaaggttaggtaataaagctcttaataaataagtttagcGCGTCACTATTTACGACCCACCAGTGGGCTGCAACTTAATAGTTTGGGAAACCCTAGCCTATGCCTAAATAGATCAGGTAAAAAATCTGCGTCTTCGCGTCTACAGATGTCAAAAAACATTAATCCGCAACATTTTTGAAGCATGTTTATGATGTGAAAGAGTATTttcaacaatattattattataatacgttTACACCACCACACACCCCTAGTGGATTAGTGTGATGCATACCTCTCCGGTTAATTGTCGCAAGGCATacgcccagcagtgagacgtatatagactaAAATATTATAAGGAAAACATATTAACAGCAAACTATCCTGTTTTGTCGTAATATACAATGCGAATTTTAAGTCACCATTGATAAAGTTTTGTTATAAACAATGACTAATATGGAGATATTTTGT
This window harbors:
- the LOC126377457 gene encoding uncharacterized protein LOC126377457 translates to MGMLMGCGVCCSCLSIWAIIQLSLMGYFYHIETAILIEDVHAHKEDYNTYDEYIKATRNNYYENSINCWIAAVAYAVTLIISCVCIMSARKSAKKRQKLEEDDEYVCTPKPTQFEKEMAKRRAKAAKKKGQKPPKSPKKPKSPKTVKSGELTKGSKITKSLEHVKADIKKSTEHIKEEVAKGIEKGLEVFRIRKISKAL
- the LOC126377367 gene encoding serine protease inhibitor 77Ba-like, with the protein product MRELLLVLFCASFVYGQKNTTESAPELGIPTNLHNGLTERIGNFSIELLFHTSKQQNKGVNLILSPITVWTVLAVISEGASGNTVAQINNALRISSKHRTAVRTGFQTIYEYLQVNTTTVELAKVNAIFMDQRKLLQTDFQSLAESVYKTKVVPLDFTDGVKTADTINQAVSKVTHGRIPKLVDSNYFGDTAMILTSALYFKGQWKVPFNASSTVKMPFYNGTGQQVGEVNMMYNRFTYPFANIKELQARVIELPYGKEDRLSMLIMLPHPGVLLENMFLNFAKVPLDTVFKELRVSKEEYAEDEVDCFLPRFKIESNLDLTNVLRNTMGIVDLFDENAARLPFLARTPMHVSKVIHKAEIEVTEEGTTASGVTAAEFSNRIGIVSFVGNRPFCYLIIEKVTNSIVFGGLYESPSLY